In Pseudorca crassidens isolate mPseCra1 chromosome 17, mPseCra1.hap1, whole genome shotgun sequence, the DNA window gctcttcgttgtggcgcacgggtttctctctagttgtggcgtgtgggttttttcttctctggttgtggtgcacaggctgcagggtgtgtgggctctgtagcttgtggcacatgggctctagttgaggcgcatgagctcagtagttgtggcgtgtaggcttagttgcctcgcagcatgtgggatcttagttccccgaccagggatcgaacccgcgtcccctgcattagaaggcagattctttaccactggaccactggggaagtcccccctaatatgtttttaattttgcttatcacatgtttttaagatttgtttccttattttgaattgttccttttaaaatactactctgttctctcttttttttttcctgcagtgcacagcatgcggaatcttagttcctcgaccaggaattgaacctgtgccacctgcggtggaagcgtggagtcctaaccactggaccaccaagtaAGTCCCCTATTCTGTTCTCTTTTAGTGGACACAGTTCCTTCTTGATCTCGTTGAAGTTACTAACTACCATCTCGCTCACCTTTTCTACGTTTCTTGCACTATCTCTGTTTCCTCTGAGTTTGTAAAAAGCTCCTTTTCTGGTTTGACCTCGCATGCGCATCGAGAACCTCCTCAGCTGTCTGGTGCTGGCCTTCCATccatggggatggggtgggggcgtTCTGAACCCAGGGGAGCCTTGCTGCCTCTGGAGCAGCTGAATGCGGTTGCCACTGAGGTTGGTCTTTATGGCAGGACTTTGGTGTTTCTCTGAGATGGTTCCTGTTCTCTGGTGAGGACCCTGCAGACCCACCGTCTCCAGTCACGGAGCCTTCCCAGAACTTAAATTGGCGGGCGTCTCACCTCCGGAGGCCCCTTGGCCCCTTGGTGGACTCCTGCCTCTGCCTACTTTATCTTCACAGGTACTGTGGTTCTTAGTTACAGGCTCCTCCTGCCAACCTTACTGTTTTAACTGGACATTGCATCTAGTTAGGTTTACCGTGATTAGGAACCTATTTGGGTGATTTCTACCATCTTACTCTGATtagtttttttcagatttttcttttcctatttattttttagttgatATAGtaagtttttgttcattttaaattattgcatttttttctgttggaCTGGAAACATATACACCGTTTATATTTAGTAATTAAGCTTAAAGTATGCTATGcatatttaaaatctaaaattaaagtGTGTTACAGCCCTTCCCAACAAAGGAGGATCTTAGAAAGTCCCTTGTGCACCCGTGCAGGGCCCAGTGGACGTCCTCACACACAGTGTGGGTTTACACTCACATCGATCTTCTTCTTTGCTCCAATTCCATCTTGTATCAAAGGCTGTCATtctgaaatcattttctttttcttcttttttttttgtggtatgcgggtctctcactgttgtggcctctcctgttgtggaacacaggctctggacacacaggctcagtggccatgggcccagctgctctgtggcatgtgggatcttcccggactggggcacgaacctgtgtcccctgcatcgacaggcggactctcaaccactgtgccaccagggaagccctgaaataattttctttttgtagtacAAATTTTAGAAGTCCTTTCAGTGAAAACTGCTTAATGAAGAACTGCCtcagattttacttatttatattttactttacttttatatattaatatcttttatattatattatataattatatataatatatatcatatatataatcatatataatgttttatatattaatataacttttatgtattaatttacttatttataaatgTCTTGTCTATAAAACATAATTTTGCTGGGCGTGCAGTTCTAGATGGACAGGTGTTTTCTCTCAACACACTGAAGACACGAATCCACTGTCTTCTGTCTCTTACTGTTGCCTTGAGCAGTGTGATAGTGTGactgtgatgatggtgatggtgtgactgtgatggtggtgatggcgtGACTGTGATTGCTGGTGATGGCGTCTTTCTCTGGCTCCTCAAGGTCTTCGTCTTGCTGGTCTGTGTTCTCATTGTGTTGTGTCcaggtgtggatttctttttatttgtgctGTTGCATATCATTATACTTCCTGCATCTGTGAATTTATGTTTTTCATTAAATACAGAGACGCCTTGCTGGAACACCGTGAGTGGGGTGTAAACTGCAGAGTCACAGTACTGTGATTGTGGCACAGGGGCCACCAGAAGTTGCGGAAGTCCATCCAAGCAGTCAGGCCCTCCATTCTCAGCTGTAGGTTGGCACGACTTGTTGGCAGTTGTCCACTCTGGCTTAAACACTGAAGATATTGATTCTGGGTCTTGAGAATGGCTGGAACTTCCAGGACATAGATAACAATTTCAACAATCTCTCCTTTAATTGATTGTTTCATTGGCCTGATTTTACGGGGAGACTGGTTGAGGTTAAAACGGGATGCAGACACTCATCTTCACCAGATGGGGTTGGCTGTTGTTTCTCTGCCTGGATGGCCCGTGGGAGAGGATCTGCATACTCACGGGGGTCAGTGTAGGGTTTTGCTGTATCTCCTCTCCTTCACTCTCTCCTCCTGGGATTCTTGTCACATCTACGTCAGACCTTATTATCTTCTACAGATCTTTGAACATTTCCTTCATGTTTCCCATCTCCTCGTCCCTGTGGTATTCTGGGCCTCCCTGCATGTTTCTTCCACTACACTAATGCTTtcttcagctgtgtctaatctgctaCTTAACCTACCCATTGAATTCTATTTCAGTGattataatttcatttctaaaagttcTACTTTAAAAGCCTGCCTTTTCATGAGTGGTAGTCTCTTACTGCTTTCTTGTcactgtgtctgtcttcttttttattctttttttaaaattgaagtattgttgatttacaatgctgtgtttatttctgctgtatagcaaagtgatttacattatatatatatatatacacacacacatatatattttttcatattatctttcattagagtttattacaagatattgaatacagttccctctgctacacagtaggaccttgttgtttattttatatatagtggtgtgtgtgttaatcccaaactcctaatttaactCCCCaacttcggtaaccataagtttgttttctatgtctgtgagtctatttctgttttgtaaataagttcatttgtattattattttttttttagattccacatgtaagtgatatcatatggtatttggctttctcttcctgacttacttcacttagtatgataatctctaggttcacccatgttgctgcaaatgacattatctcattctcttttatggctgagtaatattccattgtgtatgtgtgcatatatacacgtAGATATATATATtcgtttggccaaaaagtttattTGGATGTATGGAagaacctgaatgaactttttggccaacctaataccacatcttctttatccattcacctgctgatggacatttaggttgcttcgatgtcttagctattgtgaatggtgctgttatgaacattgggatgcatgtatcctttggaattagttttctccagatatatgcccaggagtgggatttctggatcatatggtaactctatttttagtttttaaaggaacttccacactgttttccacagtatgGAAGCCAATTTATaggcccaccaacagtgtaggagggttcccttttctccacaccctcttcagtatttattatttgtagactttttgatgatggtcattctgaccagtgtgaggcattacctcattgtagttttgatttgcatttctctaatataattagcgacgttgagcatcttttcatgtgcctgttgaccatttgtgtgtcttctttggagaaatgtctgttgaggtcttctgcccattttttgattgagttgtttattttttctgttaattgagttggatgagctgtttgtatattttggaaattaagcccttgtcagtcacaacatttgcaaatattttctcccattccataggttgtctttttgttttgtttatggtttcctttgctgcccTTTCAAGCTTTTacatttgattaggtcccatttgtttatttttgcttttatttcttttgctttgggagaCCTAAGAAAAcgttgctatgatttatgtcagaatgttttgcctgtgttttcttctaggagttttatgttgtcatgtcttatatgtctttaagccattttgagtttatttttgtgtatagtgtgagggagtgttctaacgtcattgatttacatgcagccgtccaactttcccaacaccacttgctgaagagactgtcttttctacattgcaTATTTCTGTCTCCCTTGTCGAAGATTAACTGAtggtaagtgtgtgggtttattcctgggctctctattctggtgatccgtatgtctgtttttgtgccaataccatgttgtttgattactgtagctttgtagtattgtctgaagtctgggagggttatgcctcctgttttgttctttttcctcaggactgctttggcaattctggtcGTTCATGGTTCCGTATAGATTTTAGGATTacttattctagttctgtgaaaaacgtcacgggtaatttgatggggatcacattgaatctgtagattgctttgggtagtctggccattttaataacattaatttttccaatccaacagcctgtctttccattttaaatcatcttcagtttcctttatcaatgttccatagttctcagcatatgagtctttcacctccttggtcaggtgtgttcctaagtatttttgtttatttttttgatgcgatcttaaaagggattttttttttttttttttactttccctttccaATAtgtcattgttagtgtaaagcaACAGGTTCCTGTATGTTGATATTGTATTCTGCTACCCTGCTGAATttatgagttctagtagtttttgtgtggaccctTTAGGGctttctatatacagtatcatgtcatctgcatataatgacaattttatctcTTCCCTTGTAATCtggatcttttatttctttttcttgtctgactgctgtggcgaGGACTTCCAGTACTGTCTATGTTGAACAGAAATGGTGACagcgggcatccttgtcttgtccagATTTTAGCGGGAAGGTGTCTGGTTTTTCAAACACTTCATGTGTAACTACTCTCTTGCCTGCATTATCTGGCAATTTCAGTATCTGCAGTTTTTGTGGTTTTATATCTGTTCTTTGTTGACTTTGTAGACCCCCAGTCAATGAGACTCACCTTCCTGTGTACTTGGTGATTTCTGTAAGCTCACTGCTTTGATCTCATGAGCAGGGACACTACAGGGTCTAAGTAGGAAAAATTTTCCTCCAAAGAGCTACCTGCGAGGCACAAACCTGGGCCCTGGCTTAGCATGGGAGCTCCAGGCTTAGCTTTCCACGTTACCTTGGCCCAATAGCTGTGGTGCCTGAATGCACTCTGTGGGCAACTCTGCCCCTACAGGCTGCGCAACCCTGTAGCCTAAGCTCACACCATAAATGAAACAAGGTGCCAACAAGAGCCCTAGAACTGAGCTACtgttttggaagtcccagccagcTACAGGACCCAAATAATTCAGTCAGTAGTTAACTAGAGCAGACAGTTCCCACAAAGTGGCACCAAACCACAGCCTGACTAGGACGGATTTGGGTCCTGCAGCTGGACCCCCAGGACTTGTGGCCAGGTGACTGCTCAGATTTGTCTTAGTCATTACAGTAAACTTTCAATAACATGACCTCACTCAATTTGTTACAGCCGTTTTATGACATGTACAGAGTATCATCCCCAACAAAGACACCTGTCGCTTCCTATCTGGCAAATAGCATTTGTAGGTATCTGTAACACTACCGTACTGTGATATGAAATATCAGATCATGAGCAGTGAGCTCACCTAGACTACTGTTTTACATACACTTTTTGTCTGATCTCCCAGCTACGAACTGGAAGGTCCTATGGGTAAGCACACTTCTCATGCTCTTCACAGTCCGCTAGTGTGCCCTTACCTTTGCTTTGTACACATTTAATCCATCTGCTCAGGAATCCCCTCCCCTGGGTGTTCACCCCCGTTTTCCCCTTGCCCCAGTCTTGTTTCCTGCCCTCCTGTGTCACTAGTTCCCTCTGTATACTTCTGTTATTGGACTTTTACCTACAGTCCTTGAATGCAGCTAGCACAGTGGCTTTGTGTTTCCTACAACAGTGGCGTAGAGCCTGGACAGCTAAGTGCTTAGGAAATGTCTGTTGGAAGCACAAACATCTTAAACTTGTTTTATCTTATACTACCTTCCTAAGCCTGAGAAGAGTTCTGTATACTCCGAAATGGCATGAAAACAAGTGAATCAGTACCTCCTCCTTCCGGCCAAGCCTATGGTCTCTCCTCTATGCCTGTCTTTCATAAACTCCCCTGCatatttcatgtacttatttttttGTGGAGTGCACATCCTGTATCCGGGGCTGTGCTAAAATAATTTTAGCTACAGGGGCTCATACTTTGATAAAAGACACAGACATAAGCATATAGCTTTGATACAGGGTAGAAAGTGATTCTTGACTTCTCAAAAGAGctatgaaactgaaaaaaaacacGAAAGAACCCCCAAAACCTACTGATacatggataaacctcaaaaaACATTAAGCAAAGGGAAAAAGACCTAAAAGAGTATAAATTATATCACTATTTATATAACgttctagaacaagcaaaactatagtgacagaaacGAGATCACTGGTTGCCTCTCAGGATGAGGGGCTGACTTGAAGGGGCATAAGGagactttctggggtgatggaaatagtCTACATCTTCAGAGTGTGGTGGTTGTAAAGGTCAAAGCACATTGTACTGTTGAAACTCATAAAACCAAACACTTAAGATTTATGTGTTCcactatatgtaaattatacttcaggaaaaaacccagtgctgtgaaaatgaaataaattaacttCCGAGGCACACGTTGCCATCACGTCTCCTTCCCCACGgctcctctttcctttccagtGCTCCTGGCAAGGCGGCGGCAGACAAACTGCAGGCCTCCACGGGCAGGCTTGGAGACCAGCAAGACAGTTTTATCCTCTTCCTGTGGGGCAAAGTACACAAAGCTGGGGGAGTGGGCAAAAAGTGAAGGGTGTTGTACCCACACTCCAATCTTCTTTACTCAATTTTCCACTCCATGTTCACCCCCCAACAGGCTCACTCCGTGCCGTGAACTCGCTGGTGCTGGATAAGATGAAAGCTCAGGCGGAAGGCCCTGCCACACCTGGCACAGTGGAAAGGCTTCTCCCCAGTGTGGATCCTCTGGTGCCGGAAGAAGCCCGACAGGGCCCTGAAGGCGCGGCCACACTCGCCGCACTCGTAGGGCTTCTCCCCGGTGTGGATGCGCCGGTGCTCACTGAGGAAGGAGCTGCGGCTGAAGGCGCGCCCACACTCCTGGCAGGCGTAGGGCTTCTCCCCAGTGTGGACCCGCTGGTGCTGAATGAGGTTGGAGCTCTggctgaaggctttcccacactctTTGCATTCGTAAGGATTCTCTCCGTGGTGAATTCTCTGGTGTCGGACGACGTTTGAGCTATGGATGAAGGTTTTCCCGCACTCGCTGCACTCATACAGCCGCTCGccagtgtgaattctctggtGCTTAATGGCATCTGACCTCTGACTGAAGGACCTGCCACACTCAGCACATTCGTAGGGCTTCTCTCCCGTGTGGATTCTCTGGTGTCTGATGAGGTTGAAGCTCTGgctgaaggccttcccacactcCTTACAAACGTAAGGCCTCTCCCCGTTGTGAATGCGCTGGTGCCTGACGACGTGGGAGCTGTGGATGAAGGCCTTCCCACAGTCGCTGCACTCGTAGGGTTTCTCCCCAGAGTGAATGCTCTGGTGTTTCACCACATCTGAATAGCATTTGAAGCTCCTGTCGCAGGTGCTGCATCGGTAAGGCCGTCCTTTCCAGTGGCCTCTCCTATCGGCTGTGGAGGCTGCATTCAGGGTGACCTCTGACCCGGACACACTGTCCTCATGGCCATTCTGCCCTCCAGTTTCCTCATAAAC includes these proteins:
- the ZNF696 gene encoding zinc finger protein 696 isoform X1, translated to MKKKYKCIEIFPHIRGLTKGARWFLVELRPQWAGNRQVSYYWCFCGKQQAEPQPESTERPREATLMDTCTAFLAQAPSGGPASCYAALVAEQGAQSPGLMLRQATLEEGGRRGQAVPGLLRGPPRTLRFPDPCGNEEARERPKGSPRGPVVYEETGGQNGHEDSVSGSEVTLNAASTADRRGHWKGRPYRCSTCDRSFKCYSDVVKHQSIHSGEKPYECSDCGKAFIHSSHVVRHQRIHNGERPYVCKECGKAFSQSFNLIRHQRIHTGEKPYECAECGRSFSQRSDAIKHQRIHTGERLYECSECGKTFIHSSNVVRHQRIHHGENPYECKECGKAFSQSSNLIQHQRVHTGEKPYACQECGRAFSRSSFLSEHRRIHTGEKPYECGECGRAFRALSGFFRHQRIHTGEKPFHCARCGRAFRLSFHLIQHQRVHGTE
- the ZNF696 gene encoding zinc finger protein 696 isoform X3, giving the protein MPALRQVSYYWCFCGKQQAEPQPESTERPREATLMDTCTAFLAQAPSGGPASCYAALVAEQGAQSPGLMLRQATLEEGGRRGQAVPGLLRGPPRTLRFPDPCGNEEARERPKGSPRGPVVYEETGGQNGHEDSVSGSEVTLNAASTADRRGHWKGRPYRCSTCDRSFKCYSDVVKHQSIHSGEKPYECSDCGKAFIHSSHVVRHQRIHNGERPYVCKECGKAFSQSFNLIRHQRIHTGEKPYECAECGRSFSQRSDAIKHQRIHTGERLYECSECGKTFIHSSNVVRHQRIHHGENPYECKECGKAFSQSSNLIQHQRVHTGEKPYACQECGRAFSRSSFLSEHRRIHTGEKPYECGECGRAFRALSGFFRHQRIHTGEKPFHCARCGRAFRLSFHLIQHQRVHGTE
- the ZNF696 gene encoding zinc finger protein 696 isoform X4; protein product: MPALRQVSYYWCFCGKQQAEPQPESTERPREATLMDTCTAQAPSGGPASCYAALVAEQGAQSPGLMLRQATLEEGGRRGQAVPGLLRGPPRTLRFPDPCGNEEARERPKGSPRGPVVYEETGGQNGHEDSVSGSEVTLNAASTADRRGHWKGRPYRCSTCDRSFKCYSDVVKHQSIHSGEKPYECSDCGKAFIHSSHVVRHQRIHNGERPYVCKECGKAFSQSFNLIRHQRIHTGEKPYECAECGRSFSQRSDAIKHQRIHTGERLYECSECGKTFIHSSNVVRHQRIHHGENPYECKECGKAFSQSSNLIQHQRVHTGEKPYACQECGRAFSRSSFLSEHRRIHTGEKPYECGECGRAFRALSGFFRHQRIHTGEKPFHCARCGRAFRLSFHLIQHQRVHGTE
- the ZNF696 gene encoding zinc finger protein 696 isoform X6 — translated: MDTCTAQAPSGGPASCYAALVAEQGAQSPGLMLRQATLEEGGRRGQAVPGLLRGPPRTLRFPDPCGNEEARERPKGSPRGPVVYEETGGQNGHEDSVSGSEVTLNAASTADRRGHWKGRPYRCSTCDRSFKCYSDVVKHQSIHSGEKPYECSDCGKAFIHSSHVVRHQRIHNGERPYVCKECGKAFSQSFNLIRHQRIHTGEKPYECAECGRSFSQRSDAIKHQRIHTGERLYECSECGKTFIHSSNVVRHQRIHHGENPYECKECGKAFSQSSNLIQHQRVHTGEKPYACQECGRAFSRSSFLSEHRRIHTGEKPYECGECGRAFRALSGFFRHQRIHTGEKPFHCARCGRAFRLSFHLIQHQRVHGTE
- the ZNF696 gene encoding zinc finger protein 696 isoform X5, translating into MDTCTAFLAQAPSGGPASCYAALVAEQGAQSPGLMLRQATLEEGGRRGQAVPGLLRGPPRTLRFPDPCGNEEARERPKGSPRGPVVYEETGGQNGHEDSVSGSEVTLNAASTADRRGHWKGRPYRCSTCDRSFKCYSDVVKHQSIHSGEKPYECSDCGKAFIHSSHVVRHQRIHNGERPYVCKECGKAFSQSFNLIRHQRIHTGEKPYECAECGRSFSQRSDAIKHQRIHTGERLYECSECGKTFIHSSNVVRHQRIHHGENPYECKECGKAFSQSSNLIQHQRVHTGEKPYACQECGRAFSRSSFLSEHRRIHTGEKPYECGECGRAFRALSGFFRHQRIHTGEKPFHCARCGRAFRLSFHLIQHQRVHGTE
- the ZNF696 gene encoding zinc finger protein 696 isoform X2, which codes for MKKKYKCIEIFPHIRGLTKGARWFLVELRPQWAGNRQVSYYWCFCGKQQAEPQPESTERPREATLMDTCTAQAPSGGPASCYAALVAEQGAQSPGLMLRQATLEEGGRRGQAVPGLLRGPPRTLRFPDPCGNEEARERPKGSPRGPVVYEETGGQNGHEDSVSGSEVTLNAASTADRRGHWKGRPYRCSTCDRSFKCYSDVVKHQSIHSGEKPYECSDCGKAFIHSSHVVRHQRIHNGERPYVCKECGKAFSQSFNLIRHQRIHTGEKPYECAECGRSFSQRSDAIKHQRIHTGERLYECSECGKTFIHSSNVVRHQRIHHGENPYECKECGKAFSQSSNLIQHQRVHTGEKPYACQECGRAFSRSSFLSEHRRIHTGEKPYECGECGRAFRALSGFFRHQRIHTGEKPFHCARCGRAFRLSFHLIQHQRVHGTE